The Osmerus eperlanus chromosome 9, fOsmEpe2.1, whole genome shotgun sequence genomic sequence TGGTCACGTACTTCTATCCAAGACAACAGGAGACAAACCTTCAAAAATAAGTTCAGAATTTGGTGACGGCACAAGCAATCTTCTCCAAGGCAGAGCGAGCCTCTGAGGATGGGAAAGCCTGGATGGCCTCCATAgccttgttaccatggtaatgGCACAGGTCCTCCGCAGAGCTCACACCTTTCTCTGACTTGATTGCAGCCCACAGCTGTTGAGAGGAACACCGTACCATTAGTTTCTCCACTGGCCCcatgtatgtaaatgtacatatcTGTGTCACAGAAATGTAGCTTTTATAAGACCAGTAGTCTCTTGTGACAGGCTCGCCTGAAAACTGTTTCACAGTGAAAAGTTTAGTGTTATGCTTGTTGCTGGCATTTACGTGGGGATTGCATCACAACACAATTTGGGTGTTTTACAAATATACCCCAAAGGCTGGAGGCAACAGCCGCTTTGCCCGATGACCTATCCTGAATTATATATTATCATATATCTCAAATGCAGAAAAAACGCATTTGTGTTTTCAGACAAACCAACAGGTTATTTGTTTGAAATTCGAGGGTGGATGCTTAAGTGGGTAATCCAAAACTTAATGCGACTTCAGGAGTTGTGCACTGCAGATTAAACCTTCACATGTTCTTCTAAAGGGCTGAACATGTCATGTTGGTAGGATGGTGGTTGGGTACAGACATGTCTGTGTAGATAAGTCTTCAAAAAGACAGAACGTCTACAGCTGAAGACATGCAAACCTCCACTTAGTTCTACTGTAACCTGAAGTAAAAATCTGATGTTTATAAAACAGCTGATTCCTGATGTTCTCCAGATGGAAGGAAACAAGAGGCCAGTTTTTGCGAACCAGTTCTGTGAACCCCTTTTCTTTTGGACATGGTCCAGTAAGCTGACCTAAAACAATTCTGTATTTTTAGAGGCTCTCCAACAGGTTTCACTATTAATGATAGTTGATGAGTGTCACACAAGCCACAAATTTAGTCACAAAACAAAGTgcttaaaaaaaacacttttgttTTGCACAGGCATGCCAGATACCATCGAAAAGTGTTTTGTGAAGAGTGTTTTCCGCCCCCTTGCCTTGATTCTGTCAGGACATCTTTTTGCTAAAGGCATTTTATCCTAATGAATTCTGGGAGTGAAAACCCCTGTGGGCCTCCTCTCAAAAACAGCACAGGTAGAGAGCATTGCTACGCTACGTTAATGCGGCTGCACACTTTGGAAGCAGGGCCAAGATGCACTCTGAGACTCGACTGTCTATGGCCTCTACTTGGCATCACCTTGTCCGAAACCTTTTCTGCTAGTCGAAAGGTCTATGACTTTAAATGATGTATAGCTGACACTATTAACAGTGTCATTTGAGTGTAGTGGACATTGATCTCCATTGGCAAACTAGTGGTGAAAAATTGACCTGAGAGGGCAAGCCGTAACTACCCAGTGTTCTTACCTGACCCTAATGATTTAAACCCACTGTTGACACACTATTTACCATGCATACCAGCTTAGCATTCACTTATCTTATAGTGACAATACAAAACACAGTATGGAGACACTGGGGATGGCGGAGGGTGGCAGCAATTGCACAAAATGCAGGTACATAGCAACACatgatgtgtgagcatgtgtccgGGTCTGTGAAGGCATGCAGTATTCAAGTCCTCTGAAGGGGAAGGTCTGAACCTTCAATTAGCACACCTGCAGTGGACACATCAGCTGATGATGTACGGCCCGAGTGCAATGCCAACTAGCTCTCCCAATACAATACACAGAGCGGTCAACCACACAAAGTATCCCCATCAATACAGCCTGGAACACCCTTGTGAAAGGAAATCCTTTTTTGCATTTCCTGTATAAACACTGCTGCAACCAAGTCGTCATCTTCACACCTAGGGCATAAACGACTCAATTAGTGGAATCAGCATGTCAGCATgaagacaaacacactcagGGGTTATCAGTTGTGCTGATTAATCCTCGGTCACCTGTTTATATTGAATCAACTTTCAATGACGATTACAGGGGTTTTCAGGGAGTTCATAGTATGTATAGTATGTATAGTATAGGGATTTATAACTGAAGGGGGAAAAACAGACTACGGTTTACAAATATATTCTTTATTGGCGAGTGAGGAATTCTAACCCTCCAGATGTATTACATGTTATTACAGCAATGTGGAGAAAGTTCAATACAGCCTCTGTAGTCACACATTATGCATTGTTAGCGTTATTAGCGTTAGCAGGCATATCGTCCCCATTTCATCTCTGACAACCAGATTTTTACCATGTTTCAAGACACGAAACATCTTTGGCAATAAAGAGTCGTTCAGCTTGGCCTTCCCgtatcccctccctctgtcctacTGAAGGAGATTCTCTCACAATGCCGTTGTCccgagtctctctgtctcctccacaaATAGGCCATGGTATCTTATCCCCCCTGATCTGGTTTCAGACGCGACGAGAGATCTacttgccccccacccccactcactccacacacaccacgactCGGGGTAGATCAGACCCCTCCCCTGTTGCCTCAGTCTCTTCTTGCACCCCAACTTGTCCCTACCTTCTAGCTCTCTACAACTGACTTTGGAACCTTAACTTCCAAACTCACTATTGTTTACagtgaatacacacactctctagacGATTCAAACCGCAAGCAACCTACCTCTGTGTTTTGTTCCAGTCGCCCTTAATCCTTTATGAGAtcagttgtttttgttgttgtaaaatACATGGTGTTTGCAAAGGAAGGGAATGTGTCTGACATCATCACATCACTGTTTCGTATTGCACTGTAATAGACTGTTGCATCTCACCTTGGTATAATCCACTCGTCTTCCAATAGTTCTTGCctggtgaaagagagaaaatgaacagaaacagaaagtcCATGGATGTAGCATTATTTCTCATTCAGTAGTTTCTTACTGATCCTCCTGGACTGCTGCTTAAATAAAACTGGGATGAAGGGGTGGACAATCCTGCTCTAAATCCTTTAGACACTACAGCAAGCTTTTCATCAACCACAGTTACTTCCATAGTGACATGAGGAGATTACAACAGACAAAAGCCCAGGTGACAGTTGTGAGACCGGCTTCTCTAGGCCAAAGTGTGCCAGATGaatttcccccctctccacatTTTCTTTATAGTAAGGCACCCAAATATAGGTGTTTTAAGGaattctgtatttctctctttctatgacAAAAAATACCCATGAATTCCCAGAAAATGCATTCAACTGCTTTGGCTAACCTTTGAAGGTTTTTATCCAGGCGATTGTTCCTTAACCTAAAACCAGCAAAAGCTCCTCGTGTGTACATGGAGAAAGTAGTAGCTGACAGgaatgttgttgttgctgaGCCATGCAGACGCTGTAGCACTACAGTACCTGGTGCAACTGATTACGCCATTCCTCCTGTCCTACAATCTGCCGGTGGAACATCACGGGGGCAGAGGTCAAACTGAAGGCCACGGGGTCGCCTGCACTGCTCTTCAGGAACGGCAGCAGGTCAGAGTTCAGCTGAGGAGGACAAGACATTAATGAGAAAATATTATTTCTAGACACTACTGTAAATCTTAGTGTATTGGAAGCTCATATAGAAAATATCTTTCTATCATTAGTTGTATTAGTTATATTTACCTTGTGGCCCAGCGATAAGTGTTTGCCGTATTTAAAGGCAAGTCCCTGAGCCTCCTTATTGTGTTTGGCCAGCTCCATGGCTGCCTGGCAGCTCTTTGCCAGCAAGGCACCATGGGAAAGGAAAGCATGTTCCTCCCAGGTTGCCATTGTGATGTCATCTGTAAGACCATTTTcctaaaagaagaaaaattataaaataataatttgaaGAATTAAGTAAATCAATTACTGATTCAAGGGATTGTTTTTACCTAGAAAAAAATCTAAATCCTTAGATATCGATATTTGACTGAATataactgggagtcaggtggctgagcggttagggaatcaggctagtaatcagaaggttgccagttcgattcccggctgttccaaatgacgttgtgtccttgggcaaggcacttcaccctacttgcctcggggggaatgtccctgtacttactgtaagtcgctctggataagagcgtctgctaaatgactaattgtAATTGTAATAACTTTTATTACAATGACAATAAACACGAGTTCCACCTCAGTACCACTGTCCATAAAAATGTGTGAATATATAACATTTGGGCTTGCCCTCGTAAATTTCCACTTCTGCAGAGACTGATGTGGTTAAAATATTAATTTAAGGGTGGGATTTTGCCTGTCCTGGTACATGTACTGCCCATAAGCATTGCTGTAGTGCTGCCACTGCAAAGCACTTTAAGTAAAGGCAATTCTGTCTCTTTGAGAAGAAGTGAAGCAAAAAACCCAGAGCCTGGCACTCACTTGGTAGTTAGCTTCCTTAGTTTCTACTCCAACATTTTACATACGTGGGTTTTTATTGGTTGTATCCTTGATAACCCAATGATTCTACAAGCTTGGTTGTGAAATGAGTTTCTGAAAACGAAACATTTTACATGAGAACAAATTTTCCTCACAAATTGAGAGATCAGTTTGACTTCAAACTTTGACAGGACAGGTGTGACGAAACACGTCCCCAATCAGATTAGAAAAATTAAGCTTTACTGTCTGACAGTATGCTGTGTTTATTGTTACTCCTGGAGAACATTGTTAGGCCCAGCACACATCGGAACCCTTGGCAACACCCTAGGAGTGACACAGTTCTTCAGCATCAGCACACCCTCTCACCTACAATTTACTACTTTTAATACAATGTTGTCACAAGTAGTAATTAGTGTTGCGAGAGTAATtacaattacatttaaaaaaatgaggaTAATTTGTGAGATAGTTACAACTGCTGCCTTACCTCTAAACCGTTGGAGTTCTCGTAGTAGATACCCTGCACCAAGTCTCCAATGGCACTGGAGATCAGCTCCACTACCTGGCAAAAACAGCAAGTTGTTGAATATGAACGTCATTTAATACTTTCACAAGGGTTTTGTTAAATAATCGCAAGTAACAAGCCCACCTCTATGAGGGGCTTATGCCTGTAAACTATCTCAGGTGCAACTTAAGCTTGTGAAACGTAAGTGTAGGTTGACAACAAGTGTTTCCTGTCAAGGACATTTAGAGAGACTCTAAAGGAAGCAACAGCTTGTCTGAAATAAGGGCACACTTTTCCACCTGACTGAAACGACAACGAGgtctgtgggggaggggaaCCGTAAACTAACTTTACAGCTACAATGACATCGCCAATCTGTCTGGTCTGTCATGTGTCCCCAAttttccatatatatatatatatatatatataagtaaaACATGCAATTTCTTTACAAATGATTTCCTACAACATGGTCCACCGTTACTTTGAGTTTATCCAAGGATGTAATGTGTTCCTAAATGACCCCCTCCACCGGTTTTACAGTCAACAGGTCAGCTATCATTCTAAACCTCGACAAGTCAACGCCTGCGTAGACAGTTATCGAATCTTCAAGTAAGGCTGCTGTAAACTGACAGGCTCTTATTCCTCAACTCTGCCAGCTCGTTATCAGGCTGGATAGGTTTTCCTGCTGTTTTCATAAAGCATATCCAGACTGAGCTTTGTTAATTAGCCTCCTATTTATCACGACCTCCAGTTGAAACTGTATTATAAAGCTAGCCTGTATCAGGTGTCCAGTCTGAAGAGGCTGGAGGCAGATGGTGGGCCAAAGCAAGGAAATGTCATGAGGGCTGAAGGGGGTTAATGAGGCTTTGGAGCAAGAAATCGGACATCTGGTGGTCAAGCTCTTATTCCTAGTTTCCTAACGACTTTGTTTGTACTTTTACCAAGGTGTGGATCAGCACAGAACATAAAAGAACAGCTAAACACAACCATATaggaaataattaaaaaaagtagCAAAACATCAGCAAATTGATCTGACAAAATCTAACAATTTTCTATTGTTATAATCTAAAATGATTTCCCCCATTTTAACAACTTTGATGTAAAACATAATTACAACTGAGCCAGATATTAAACATTGTCAAACAGAAGATAAACATGCCAGGCAAAAACCAAACTACACAAAATACGTTTTTTGCAGGTTTAGTACCATGTGTGGGTAAGTACTGTACAGTTTACAAGACTGCAGTTTCCCAGTCCCTCTTACAGGGGGCATGCATGTCTACATTTTATCAATTAGTTCTACCCCAATATTTCCCCAATTGCCGCTTGAGATATCATTCCCAATCTTAATCTCAAACAAGATTTCAGTTGGCAGATCTGTTTTAACAGTCAATGCAAGAATGCACCAAAATGTGTGATACATTCAAGCACATGTCTGtgtattttgtttgagtttggTGACACGCCTACTGTCCCAAATTGACTCACTGTATCCTTTGGGCAGCCAAAACCATTGGCAAATATTTGGGAAACTTAACCCACGCAGAAGACTAAAAAGGACAATGTGCCTACAGTGTTACCAGATGTGCCATATTTGCTAgcctgaaaaaagaaaaaaagggggaagggggtctTTTTTTGGAAAGTATCCGATGTTacaacccccacctccccccctcttccattCCCAAATCTAGCCGGATCATGTTTTgccgacaggtctgtgaggGAGGGAAACCGGAGGAGCGTTCAGAGATTACTTTACCGTTTATACAAGTACCACCAGCCTAGGATTCCTCTCACGGCCAGGACATATAATCCAGATCTATCACTCTTTTAAAGAAAAAACTTGCTTTGGGTGCTTATAAACCCCAAAGTGCATCTACAGGTGATCCTGACATGACCCGTACATATGAACACTCACTAATCAGGAAAAAGATTAAACAGACAGGTTTGGCACTCATTTGCCTTCTTAAAAAGATGAACATGTTTTCGTAGTCCAAAGAGATGTACACTTTTGCCAACAAACAGTACAGTCTATTGAATTAGGAATATTACTCTGTCCAATATGGAGAGGGGAGACTTCACACATTGTAGGAAATCAGTTAAGGTTAAGAAAACAACATGGATGACTTATCCATAAAATCTGCATAGTAGTTGAGTAGAGACTAATGAGTTATTTTTAACCCATACATTTTTAACCAGAAGGGGGAGCACttaaatattgtagaaaataaaGGTTTCCTTCTTTAGACCATGTACACATAAGTCGACACATTACAAGATATTCTCTCACCGATATATGTTTATTATAAAGATATTGTCCATATAATCAATGCGATAGCAAATATGTTTCAGGTTCTATCTAGCTAAAAATGGATACTGAAAGGAACTGAAACATAGGTGGCAATGATTGACAAAGACCAAACTTTGAATTATAATATATCTGATACCTTTTAGGCTTGCATGTGTAATCAAACACACTTTCTAGTATTATTTTATTGGTTCCTTCCCAGCTTTGGTAATCATGTCTAACCTTCTTCCTTTAATCTCTAACACCTGGTTGCAACAACTCTCCAAATATTCTTCTTTCACATTTTTGGAAAAAGGGAAATCTCTATTATGCTTGTCActtacatcatagaccactgacTTATCACATGAACATTTGACTAAGCACAACACCAGCCAAGAGCAAGTTGGAGGATGGTGGTGGtagttgtggtggtggtggggggatgaTCATGCAGCATAAGAAAATTGAGTTATTTTGATCCACTCAGGCGAGCATGGTGACAGATTCTGTCAGCAAAGGGTTGCCGGCGCATGCAGAAGATATGATCTGTGGTGTGCATCTGTGctccacacatcatcacacagacacaaagacacacacacataacttaaAGTCTGATTTTCCCAAAGTAGAACTTATGCATGTGTTCAGGGAAATAAAGCTACATAAAAACAAGAAAGACTGCCTTGTCTGTGTGTAGTACGGGACTCTCaacagtgactgtgtgtgtacacgtgtttgTCTGCTTGCACACTAGCTAGCAGCCTGGGCGAGAGAATAGATTTGTTGATTCAATCAATCAACTTGGGCCAAACTGACACAGATACTCTAGTGCTCATTTAGTGCTGTTAGAATTTGTCCGTCATAACTATTAGTGATCTCATCAATATCCTGAGGGCTATTATGAGCCCACAATAATGTCAGGCAACACGATCATCATGTATCAACACAGGTGGTGGAGTCTGGGTGGGAACCACTGCAGTGAAACATCATACCTTTGTATTGTTTAGTTGGGCCAGTCCAGTGCAAGCATTAGCTAGCAAGAAGTCTCCACTCAACACTGCCATCTTGTTTCCAAACTGCATGTCCTTCAGAGGGCCATCTGAATTGGTCCACTCTTTGAGGTCAACGATCCCACGATGCACCAGGAAAGCGGTGTGGATGAGTTCTGTGATTTCAGCTAAGTTCCTCTGGCTGCAAGGAAAACAGAGTGCCATTAAATACTGTTTTTATATAACCTTACTTGGATCTGATATTCACTGTATAatctgacatgcttgcgtgtaaaaagggctatacaaatacatttgatttgatttgaattatATGATATGAAGATTTTACGATTAGAAAGATTtactgatttaaaaaaaacgtcTTTCCAAAATGAAGCCCAATTGAATGTACCCCATGTGTCGATCTTGGAAATATCCTAActtgaaatgtaaaaaataaaggcAAAAATTGTTTGGTATTATTGATGAAATAATGTGAGCCATCCACCGTCCTGCCATGtgagccatccagccatcctgCCAGGAGCAGGAAATAACAGCTACCTTGATTATCACCGAAAGAACTGGAAAGTGGCCTCTGAATGGAGCCTATTAATGCAGCCTTAGAGAGGATATAATCAAATGTTGATTCAGTCATTGCTAGGGGGATAATTAGGTCCCACTCCATATGGGCCGAGGCTGCCACAGCAAGACTGGGGGATCCATCCAGACAGGGAGGGTGCACTGATGGCCACTTACAGCCATCTTTCACGGGGTGTATGAAAATGTCCTGATGAGATATTTCAATAACAGTCGCCCATCTCTATACACATGTGTCTGGCAAGCAGGTAATTGCGTGTTCGATGGTGGCGGTAATGTCATCAATTTCTCCTCTCAATCACATCCATTGTCCCCCCCAGGGCTTCTTTGAGGAGTTGATTCTACCCTTTGTGAACAAAGCCACAATTGCGCTTGCTGAACTGAGCCCTGACAGATTCAGAAGGAATAGACTACTAGACCTTTAAACAAACTTTAAGTTCAAGTTAGAGACATCTACAGTAACTCTTGAGTCACACTTTGTTGATAACTgaactacagttaggtccataaatatttggacattgacacaattttcatcattttggctctgtataccaccacaatggatttgaaatgaaacaatcgaacaaagatgtgctttaagtgcagactttcagctttaatttcagggtatttacatccaaatcaggtgaacggtgtaggaattacaacacattttatatgtggccaccccctttttaagggaccaaaaattattggacaaactaacataatcataaatctaattgtcacttttaatacttggttgcaaatcctttgcagtcaatgacagcctgaagtctggaacccatagacatcaccagacgctgggtttcgtccctggtgatgctctgccaggcctctactgcaactgtcttcagttcctgcttgttcttggggcattttcccttcagttttgtctttagcaagtgaaatgcatgctcaattggatttaggtcaggtgattgacttggccattgcagaacattccacttctttgccttaaaaaactct encodes the following:
- the pdss2 gene encoding decaprenyl-diphosphate synthase subunit 2, encoding MINRQSMTVFFRLACNGLSQHGKRNISLFSNTSPSNWNKVVSDAEKIVGYPTSFMSLRCLLSDELSNVAMHVRKLVGTKHPLLNTARGFVYDSRNNLQMRGLVVLLLSKAAGPCHQSSDLLAQDMVSGIYPSQRNLAEITELIHTAFLVHRGIVDLKEWTNSDGPLKDMQFGNKMAVLSGDFLLANACTGLAQLNNTKVVELISSAIGDLVQGIYYENSNGLEENGLTDDITMATWEEHAFLSHGALLAKSCQAAMELAKHNKEAQGLAFKYGKHLSLGHKLNSDLLPFLKSSAGDPVAFSLTSAPVMFHRQIVGQEEWRNQLHQARTIGRRVDYTKLWAAIKSEKGVSSAEDLCHYHGNKAMEAIQAFPSSEARSALEKIACAVTKF